AGGTGCTGCTGGGTCGGCTGGGCGCTGAGGTGCTGAGGGCGCGCGGCGTGCAAGTTCCCTAGCGCCTCGTCAGCCGGAGGTTGTGGGAGTCTTCCAGAGATGCCTGTGCTCAGGCAGAGTCGCAGGAGCACGTTTCCAAGAGGGTTCCGTGACTCTGCACCAGCCAGGACGATCCGCAATCAGCGTGAGTGCGATGCCGCGATGAGCTACCATGATATATTCGGATCATAACAACACCGCCCGTCGGCTGCCCTGGAGCGAGGCAGCGGCGGATCGAGAGCTTGAGCACAGCGCGGCGCTGGTCGCGGGAGCGGCGGAGACGGGATTGCCCGCGATCCGCTGGTATCGCATTGCGCCGCCCGCGCTGGTGCTGGGCGTGTCCCAACAGCCGCACGAGGTCAACCTGGCAGCCTGTGCTGCGCGCGGCGTTCCTGTCCATCGGCGGGCGAGTGGCGGCGGGGCTGTGCTGTGTGATGAGGCGCTGCTGATGCTCGACCTGGCGTTTCCACGCGGGCATCCGCTCGCACTGAGCGATATTACGGCGTCCTACCAGTGGCTTGGCACCGCCTGGGCCGCGACGCTCGCTGAGCTGGGCGTGGATGCGCAGCTGGTGCCGGTTGCGGAGGCTCGCGCCGATGCTCAGACGCTCGAACCGCTGGTCAAGCGCGTCTGCTTCGCGGGGCTGTCGCCGTATGAGGTTGTGTCCGCGCAGCGCAAAGTGGTCGGGCTGGCGCAGCTACGTGGACGCGGTGGCGTGCTCTTCCAGGCAGCGATTCATCTGCGCTGGAGGCCGGAGCGTACAGCCGAGCTGATGGCGGTGACACCATCCGAGCGCGCTATCCTGACTGATTGGCTGGGGCGGCGGGTTGTGGGGTTGGAGGAGCAGTGCGGGCGTGCGGTGGAGGCTGCCGAGGTAAGCCGGAGCTTCGAGACGGCGCTTGAGCGGCAGACCGGCATGCGCCTGCTGGACGACGATTGGAGCGACGATGAGCGCGCGGCAGGAGCGGCAGCGCATGCCCGCTTCGCTGAGCTTGTGCCCTGAAATGTATGTGCTGATCTCGGCCTTAACCATGAAGAGCGCAGCCCTAATCGGAGGGCTACTCTCGTGCGCGTAGCCTCATTTCGGCAGGATCGCGACCCTCTACCTCGTATGCAGCCTGACACGTTAGCTTCTATAGGTACTTCCTGAGCATGACCACTTCAGGTTTCCATGATGTGACTGGACGAAGGGGTGCTCTCAGCTTATGCTGGATCGTAGCACTAATCGCAAGGGGAGAGCATCATGAAGCGGAAGATGCAGGATAGCCTATGAGTCGGGAGGCTATTGTCCAGGCACTGTCAGAACACGTGCCTCACTTTGCTCAGCAGATCGTCGATGCACTGCTAGCTGCTCGGCTTGAAAGCTACATGGGCTTTTCGCAAGAACAACTGCTGAATATGGCTACTGCGGCGCTGCAAGCCTTTTTGCGCGATCTGTCCGAGGATCAGGAAGTTGCATTTGCGGCGTACTGGCAGCGCGTCGCCGAAGTGCGCGCCGAACAGGGGTCGCGAGTTGAGGACTTGCTGCGGGCCGTTTACCTCAGCGAAGAGCTTTTGCATGCCTTTGTCGCCAAGCGGTTTGCGAGCGATCAGCCGCTCCAGATGTGGTGGTTGGGTCGGCTTCATGCGATTGTGTATGCCGGAGTGATCTATCTTTCGCAGATATTTATCGCTGTTCGTGAGCGCGTGATTCGTGCGCAGGCCGATCAGATTCGTGAGATGTCCACGCCGATTGTTCCGCTGCACGATGGCATTCTGGCCCTACCGCTCGTCGGCGTGATCGATTCGTACCGCGTTGGGCAGATCATTGAAACGCTGCTCAATGGCATTAGCGAGCACCAGGCCGAGGTGGTGATCGTCGACATCACGGGCGTGCCGATTGTGGACACTACGGTGGCGCATTACCTCTTGCAGGCGTCACGCGCGGCGCAACTGCTCGGCGCGCAGGTTGTGCTGGTGGGTATTAGCGCGGAGATTGCCCAGGCGATCGTCCAGCTTGGTGCCGACCTGTCCTCGATCAGGACCAGATCGAATATGAAGGCGGGTATCGAATATGCCCTCTCGCAGTTTGGGCTACGCATTACCGGCTAAGCGCGCGGGTGCTATAGAGGACGATCGCGAGCATCGGCACGAACATCTAGACTTCGGTGGGGAAACGCAGCAAAAAAAGATCGAGCATTGCGGCTCGATCTTTTTTGCTTGTCTTGGATCGGGAGACGGACTCGAACCCACAGCCATCTGCTTGGGTCCCCACCCGTGGGACGATCTCCGGCCTCCCGAACGTCTGTCTAGCAGACCACAGCTTTGCATCGCATCAGACGTTCACGATTTATCCCGTGCCACCGTGGAAACTGGAAGCACATTACCCTCGATGATTAGCAAGGCGCGGCACACCGCGTAGGGGTCCACGCAGGAGCAGGCTATCGGGCCGGGGCGCACGATCGCCCGCCTCCCTGAGGATGGGATGCGCCGATTCTCCTCCCACCCGGCAGGTGACAGCGCATCGCGACCAATAGCGCCCTTATCGTCGAGCGTGGCCGGGAACTTGCTGTGCCGGTTGGCGGTTGGCGCGACGACCACCGCGACGCAGCGGAAGCCATCGCGGTGCAGGTGTTTGACGAGCTGCGCGGAATCATCCGTGATGTTGTGGGCTTCATGCCCGTTAATCAGTACGAGCGCGCTGCTCTGATCGCACCCGCCTGGCTCTGTCCCTGAGAGGAGGATTGAGATGTCCCACAAAATCATCGTCCTGATCGCTATGGTCCTGCTGCTCGCCGGCGTTGGCCTCGCCTTCAGCCGCCCCGCTGCGACGGTCACGCCGAACGACGCGGCGTTCACTACCACCACGATCACCGACGATGGATGGATCTGCACCGATACGGTCGCCGCGTCAAGCTGCGAGCCAGCGCCCTAGGGGCGCGCGAGGCGCTGCCGCCCAGCGCACCCGATCCCCAATCGAGCGCACCAACCCCCAACCCCATCAGTTTGAGCGTGCTTCCCTGACGCGCACGAGCGTCTCAGGACCAGCAGGCGAGTGCCTAGCACCGCGCTGGCGCCTCTGCGTGCGCTCGATACCCGTCGGCGCACCCCCAACGCTTCCCGGTATCACCGTCGCGTGTGACGGTAGCTGCCACACGGATCAGCGATACTAGATATGTCGGGTTGCGCGCCCTGAACCCCTCCGCGCTGCCCGGCGCTCAATGAGATGAGGCGATGATGCCAGGGACACCCGAACCCTCATCTGTCACCCGCGTGCTGCGTGAGCGGGCGACCGCCGCGCCGGTTTCGATCCGCGAGCCGGACACCCCGGCCAGCGAGAAGCAGCGGCAGTGCATGGAGCACCTGCTCACGGAGCTGGGCTGGACGAATGAGCGGCTGGCCGCGTTTGCCGCCGAGCGCATGGTGAATCTGCTCACGCTCACTAAGCGCGAGGCGGCCAATGGCAGCAGCGCCCGCGTGTGGTCAAGCCGCGCACCAGCACGCCCGCGCAGGCCCGCCGGGTATAGGTAGAGCACAGAAAGGCACGAGGTATGGAACAGGCACCGAACCAGAGCATTCCCTACGCGATCTACGAGTACGCGACCAACCGCCAATTTTTCAACGTGTACAGCTACCTCCAGATCGATCAGCTCAAGCTGGAGATCGTCGACTACAACCGCGAGCAGCGCAGACACGTCCGGTCTGCTGTCTGCTGGCTCGATGTTGGCCGGGCCAAGCTGCTTGTGCATCGGGCGCTGAGTGGTCGCGCCATAGGCTGGAAGTTCGAGAGCTTCGGCGGCTCGGAGCGGGATGGCGCGATTGAGAGCCGGATCTTCCGCTTCGAGCATGACACCGTAAACGGCCAGTTTGCAAAGTTTCCCTACCGCCTGACGATTGAGACGGGCCAGGGCAAGCGCACCGTCACCGGCGGCTACTCGCCCGTCGGCAAGCCGCACACCCAGGTGAGCATCCGTCTGCCGGAGGAAGACCTGGAGATCATCTGCCTGGAGATCCGGGACTACCTCCAGGCGCATCAGTTTCGGGTCGAGCGAGTCCGGCGTGGAGCGCAGCGGCAGGCGTATGAGGAGCGCCAGGCCGCACGCGACACGACCGACGATCTCCCGCGTCCGGCCAGTCCAGCGCGGCAGGCTGGGGCGTATCGATCATAATTTGTTCGGCAGGCCGCTGCTCCCCGGCGGCCTGCTTCGTCGGAGCAAGGATGGATCGATGGACGCCTATTACATCGACAGTATGGATCAGTACATCGCGAGCGCAACGCATGATCTACTGAGCGCTGCCGACGAGCAGCGCCTGGCGCGCGCCTACCGCGCCGGGGATGACGCGGCCCTCAACGCGCTGATCGAGCACAACCTGCGCCTGGTCGTCTCGATCGCGGCAATGTATCAGGGCCACGGGCTAGCACTGACCGACCTGGTGCAAGAGGGGAATGTCGGGCTGGTGAAAGCCGCGCGGAAGTTCGATCCTGAGCAGGGCCATCGCTTCTCGACCTACGCGACGTGGTGGATTCGGCAGGCTGTGCTGCGCGCGCTGGCCGACCAGAGCCGAACGATCCGCCTCCCGGTGCATCTCCACGACCTGGCGGTCAGGGCGTGCAAGGTCCGCGCAGCGCTCATCGGCCAGCTCGATCGCGAGCCAACCGTCGCGGAGCTGGCCGCCGCGCTGGGTGTCTCGGCTAAGAAGGTGCAGGTCTGCCTGGACGCGCTGCACGCGGAGTCGTCCCTCGATGCGCCGCTGCGCCGGGGCCAGGACATGGACGACGCGCCGACGCTGGCTGATCGTCTGGTCGCGCCTGGATCGGTGGAAGCGCAGGCCGAACAGGCGGATCGCAACGCCCGTCTCCGCGCGCTGGTTGCGGCACTGCCGGAACGCGAGCAGCAGGTGCTAGCGCTGCGCTACGGCCTCACCGACGGCAGAAACCGCACGCTTGAGGAGGTTGGCGCGGTCTTCGGCATCACCCGCGAGCGCACCCGGCAGATCGAGGCGCATGCGCTTACGACCCTGCGGTCGGGCGCGTATGGGCTGTCGTAGGGTGCAAGGGTGAACCGCTGAGAACGCCCTGCTGCGGCGACGGTGCGCGGCGGAAGCTCACGGCGGCGCAGTGTGGATAGCTTATGTCGCTCATAGGAGATACGCGGCTGGATGATCCGGTCTTTCGCTCATAGAAAGGCAGCGCTGGGGCGGCAGCAGGTCTTTCGCATTGTGCGATGCAGCTCGGCGCGCGTGGTGCCGGAGGTTGAGGACGATGTATCACCGCGCTGGATGCGCCTATCTCCCACGCCTTCGATGCAGGCGCACCAGCGCACCTGATCAAGGAACTAGTTGGTCATGCGAGTCTAGAGACGACCTCACGGTATGCACATGCGAGGTTAGAAAAGGGCAGTGCCGAATATATCAAGATGTAGCAGTGGTTGTCGCATCGCTCACGCGCCACGATCGATGCGACAACTCCGCAAGAATCACACGATTGGCAAAAAGCGCTGTCGGTCGGCAGGCTCGGTGGCGTATCCTGCTATACTGGTCGCGGCGGCGCGGTTTGATGTTCTCGAAACCAGCCCCGTGCGCGTCCCGCTACTATGCAAAAGGAGCCTCCGTGATGCGTGATGGCGATGCCCTCCCAACCAAACACGCGCTGCGCGCCGAGATGGACGCCAGCTTGACCCAATTCTTAGCGGTTATCGATGCGCTCTCCGATGATGACCTGCTCATCCCCCACGACGACGCCGGCTGGTCGGTGCGCGATCATCTCACCCATCTGGCCGTCTGGGCCGACGGGATTGCGGCGCTGCTCCGTCGTGACGATCGCTGGGCCGCCATGGGCCTGGTGCTTGACCCTGCCGATGACACAGAACCGGAGTACGATGTCCTCAACGCCCAGATCCAACGCCAGCACCATCACCTGACCCCGGCTGCCGCCCGCGCCCAGCTCGTCGCGGCCCACGAGCGCGTGGCCGCAGCGGTGGACGCCCTTGCCGACAGCGACCTGTCGGCACCCTATGAGCACTTCGTCGCACCCTTTACGGGACAGGAAGGCAGCCTGATCTACGAGTACATTTTGGGCAACACCGCTCACCACTATGACGAACATACACCCTGGATCATAGCGATCGTTCAGGGGGAGCGTCGCGGGGAGTGAGGGCGTGTGACGCTGCATGGAGCTCGAGGGCGTGCGGTGCGGCTGCCGCCGAAGAACGTGCTGGAAACCACGCGCGAATGCTGCGGTGTGGCGTTCGGCGGGTTTCTCGATGCACCCGCCCTCCGCACGCCGGTGGGATGTTGGATGAGTGAGGTGGGGTATGCGCATGCTTGATTTCTCGGCGGACCGGGCCACCACGATTACCCAGTTTGCTAGCATTGGGGCATCCAGCGTGCATCTTGGAGACGGCGAGGGTCACGCCCACATCTATTGTGTCCGGTTTGAAGCGGGCGGCGCTATTGGACCGCATCCGACGGGCTTTGGGCAGCTCTTTCTGATCGTCGACGGCGCGGGCTGGGTCAGCGGTCCCGACGGCGTACGGGTCGCGGTGTCGGCTGGACACGCCGCCTATTTTCCCCGTGGCGAGCTGCACGCGAAAGGAAGCGAGACGGGGATGACGGCGATCATGATTCAGGTGGACACGCTGCGACCGGCACCAGCGGTGGAGTAAGCGGCGGCGCACATCTGCAACGACGCGCGCATCATGCGCTGGATGACCGCTGCATCAGAACCAGCTCGTCCGCGCACCCGAAAGGTCTGCGCGAACGAGCACGCTCACTGGCATTCCGTTTCGCTGCGATCGAATTGAATCTCTCCGTTGACCAGATGCATGGTATAGGTGAAGGTACACGTGACACCGTCCGCCCGCGTCGTGGTCGAACGTATCTGCTGGCTGAGCAGGTGCAGCAGTTCGTCTTTCTCCAGCCGCTGGAAGTGGGACGTGGACTCTCCCTCATACACGAGCGCCCCAGCCGGGTCGGTCAGGCGGAAGGTCGCACGGACCTGCCCGGTGTAGATCGCATGGCCGGCGGGCGTAAAGGTTTCATTCGCCACGCCCTCAGCCGTCATGCATGCCGTATAGCCATCGTCGTCATGGCAGTTCGAATCGCTGATCCGAATGGCACCGCTCCCAGGGGTCGCATAGGCGGGGGCTCCCGCCACCACGCCCACCACGAGCAACGTGAGCACCGTTACCGCCACGACCACCGTTCGTTGTACTGTGAACATCAGCGTTCCTCCATAGCCTCCCACCACACGTCCGTGCGATGGACACAGAGCTTCCGAGATACGCCCATTGTAGTGGGGGGGACGGCGCGTGCAACCGAACTTTCGACCAGAGTCGCTGTCCGACCTTGAGCGGTGTCGGTCCCACGCCATCCGCCGATTCACGCGCTCCCGCCGTAGTGTATCCTCCCCAAGCGCGGTGGTGGGGACGCCCTGATTCATGCCCATCCTCTTGTGCGCCACCCGACTCGACAGGTGCCGCGTCCGTGGCTATACTCACGGCAGCATGCACCTCGTGGCATCTTACGCTAGCATCCTCGACAGCCGCACAGCGGGTGGGTGATGCGTAACCCTGCGGAGTAACGGAGGCCAGTATGAGCGAGCACGTGTACAAGGTGATCGAGTTGGTTGGCTCATCAAAGACGGGGATCGAAGACGCGGTTGCGAACGCCCTCAGTAGAGCGTCGGCCACTATCCGCAACATGCGGTGGTTTGAAGTGGTCGAAACGCGGGGCTACATCGAGAACGGCGGCATCGCGTACTGGCAAGTGACCGTCAAACTTGGCTTCACGGTGGACGAGTGACGGCCATCGCCACCGGCAGCGAACGTGTCGCGCGGACGCGGTCCTGGCAAATGAGGCTGCGTCCGAGGGCGGGCGGCGGGGCCAGCGTCAGGTGCGCTGGCCGGTGATCGTGGGGGAGTAGGTTCCGTGATCTGCGCCGGGCGACGTGATGGAGGGCTGCCACACGCGCTGAACACGGTGCCACCGGGAATGAGAATCGGATGCTGTAGGCCAACCATCCTGGTGGGCGGGCTGGGGTGTACCATACATTGCACCCTTGCCCCATCGGATACAATCATGATTAAGCCAGCTTAGGAGCACACATCCTATGAAGGACTCGCAGGTGTTACATGACGTATTGGCAGGTACAGACAACCCAACCCTTCCTCGCCATGACACGTTGCCCAGCAGCTCGTTTCCTCCGCAGCCCCAGATCGATGACGAGACGTACCTGAAAATCTGGGAGATCGAGCAAGGTCATACGAATACGCGCTGGACCGTTGCCACCTTTTTCCTCAGCGTCAGCTTTGCGATCTTTGGCTTTTCGTTCCAGGAGCAGTTGCGCCAACCCCTGCCCCACGTCGCCCGCCTGTCTGGTTTAATTATCTACTGGTTTGCCTATCTGGTGTTCTCCCGGTTCAACATCTACACGGACTTTTTACGGACCTACTTACGCGAACTGGAAGCGGCACAGCGGACGACCCTTGATATTCAAACGCGAGCGCGCGCCTTGATGCGTGGCGGTTCTCGGAGACGTCTGTCGGCTACCCGCTTACTCTTCTACTTCGGCATGGTGTATGCGGGGGGCGTCGGCACCTTATGGTGGCTGGGCTGGTAGCACGGAACGCCAGGTCCAGGCGTCCGCGATCAGTTTCTATCGCCAACTGAGGGTGCGATTTATCAGGTTCTCGCTCAGGCGGTCCAAGGTCGAGCCATCATCTGTATGAAAGCCCGGCCTGCCGATGTTTTTTGTGGCACGTCCCCATGAAAACCGGGCGGCCTTAAATCGGATTGCCCAAAAACATATTGATTTTCTCCTGTGCGATCCCGTCACCCCTCGACCAGTCCTTGGCATTGAACTCGACGACTCAAGCCAAGTGCGGCGGCCAGGAGATTCCGCATCCGACCAGCGGGAAGGTCTTCGGGATTGCTCGGCGGGAAACCGGTACAGCACTGGCCTAAGCTTGCTGATCTGCCGGGACTGAGCGAGGGAGCGCGCCTCCTGCGCTCCTGCGGCTCGACCATCACCCATGAGGAGGCCCAGGAATCTATGCAGCAGACATTCACCCCGCCGCTTCCAAGCGGCAAGCAGGTCGAGAGGTGCTATCCCGACCTGGCTCAGCTCATTCTCGACGGCGACTCATACGATGCGTAGCTGCGATCCCGATACATATGTCAGCATGATGCTCACCGTGCGGGATAGCTCCGGTGCGATCGCATCCGCGATGGAGATCTGCCGGTGTGGTGCAGGCGCGTCTGTAGAGCGGGTGGCGTCAACAGTAACGAACCACCCCGATCACCGGGATCGGGGTGGTTGGTGCGTGGGGAGGGTGAGGGGGCCAGGCGGTGTTGATAGACGGCTGCAAAGACCTGTTATCCCACGATCTCCCCATCCCGCGCTCGCTTCGCGGAGGCGTCCCTAGCCGTGGCGCGTGCCGCAGACGGCGCTAGCAAGCCCGATCCCGCTGTCGCTGCGCCGCCGCGTACTGGCGCTGCTGCTGGCAGGCGCAGAGCGCGTGCCACCTGCGCACGATCCAGATTGTTCGGGACGGACATCGCGGCGCCGCCGGTTTATCTCTGCCGAACAGCAGTGCCACATCGGATCATGAAAGGGTTTTTATCGGCGGTCTTCTCCAGGAGATCCGTACACCCTTCCGCTGTCTCTGCTTCGCCATCTCTGACGCTTGACGTAATCTCCGGTTTTCGGTTTTGAGTTGTGCGTTTTCGAGTTTTCCGCCCCGTGTGGAGGCTCCAGTGGGGAAAAGACGCCAAAAAGGACGACGTAGCGCTACGTCGTCCCTATCTGGCGTGCTGTGGAGCGGGAGACGGGACTCGAACCCGCAACCATCTGCTTGGAAGGCAGATGCGCTACCATTGCGCTACTCCCGCAGGCTGGTCGGGGTGATAGGATTCGAACCTACGACCCCAGCGTCCCAAACGCTGTGCGCTACCAACTGCGCCACACCCCGACGCATGAAAGTATAACGGATGACATGGGCATCGTCAAGGAAAGCCGGTGTGCTATAATACCTGTGTATGCGCTGTCCATATTGCCAGGCGAACGATACACAAGTGCTGGATACACGCAAGCTCGATCAGGGCGCCACGATTCGGCGTCGGCGGCGGTGCGAGGCGTGTGGACGGCGTTTTACAACGGTGGAGCGAATCGAGCCGCCGTCGCTGCTGGTCGTCAAGAAGAGCGGCAATCGTGAGCCGTACGAGCGCGAGAAGGTGCTCGGCGGGATCAAGACCGCGCTCTATCGTCGACCGATCGCGCCCGACGCCGCCGAGCGGATCGTGAATGAGGTCGAGGCCGCGCTGATGGCCTGCGATCTGCCGGAGGTGCCCACGGTGGTCATCGGCGATCTGGTGATGGATCGGCTGCGCGAGGTCGACGAGGTGGCCTATATCCGGTTTGCCTCGGTCTACCGCGCATTCAACGACGTGGGCAAGCTGCGCGAGGCGATGGATGCGCTGCGCAATACGACACCGTAACGCTACTCAACTCATAACGATCTTTCTTTGCGCGTCAGCATGGTTGCTGACGCTATTTTTGAGGATGGCATGCCAACTCAACCACCTGTGATGGACGAAACACCTGAGACAACCGATCATACGACCGAAGCTCCGGCGAAGCGCGCGCGGGCAGCGGCGAAAGAGAAAGCGCCGCGCGCAGCCAGGCCGCCGCTCGGCCAGGTGCTCCGTGAGCTGGACTGGCTGACTCTGCTGGTCGTTGGGCTTGGCCTGGGCGCGCTCTGGATCTTTGTGATCGTGGACGGCGGCCCGCTGCAAATCCTGGCCGGGCTGCTGCCGGTGACGGCTGGCATTCTTGTGGGCCGTCGTGTACAGCGGCATATCGTCTGGCACGCCGTGCTCCTGAGCCTGATCGCGACGATTGCGGCTGCTGTTGCCGGAGCGATCATCCTGTCAACTCGTCAGGTACTCGCCGAGGAGACGGCGCAAATCCTGTTCATCGCGATCCTGACGCTGCCGATCTTTCCGGCGCTGGGCGTGATCACCGCGTCGCGCAGCGAGCAGCGGCTCCGCGCGGCCCGCGAAGAAAACGAGAAGCGCGGCGGGCGGCTCGATCGGCCTGGTCGGGTGCGCTCCATTGACGATCTGCGCGCGCTGTCGCTGCCGCAGTTGGGCGGCTACGTCGCCGATCTGTTCCGCAAGCACGGCTTCTTGATCAACGACTATCGCTTCGAGAAGGAGCGGCTCGATTTCCAGGTAAGCTACGAGGGTGAGCCGTGGCTGCTGCGCGTGACCACCGCTGAGAAAGTCAAGCCCGGCTTTGCCCAGGAGCTGGCGCAGCGCATGAAGGCAGAGGGCGTCAAGAAGGGCGTGGTCATCACCTCGATGGATTTTCAAGAGGGCGCGGCGCGCTGGGCCAAAGATAAGCCGATTGTGCTGCTGGACGGCCCTACGCTGCTCTCGATGAACGATTAGCGCCTCGTGCGGGGATAAGGCAGCGCAGAAACAGGAAACGCAGAAACAAGGGAATAAAGGAACAAGGGAACACGCGATAGCACAAGGAACAACGAAGTTGAGCGTTTGGTTCGTTTGTTCTTTGTTTGATTCTCAGTTCTCGGTTCTCGGCGCTTGGTCCTCCGCCAGCGCCTCCTCGTACACGGCGCGGATCGAGGCATACTTTCGATCGAACGTCAGCTCACGTAGCACCTTGGCCCGACCACAGGCTCCCAGCCGCTCGGCCAGCGCGCGATCCGCAAGCAAGCGCCGGATCTGCTCGGCCAGCCCCGTCACGTCGCCGAAATCCACCAGCAGACCGTTCTGCCCGTCGTCGATCACGGCGGGCACGCCGCCTGCCCGCGCGCCGATCACCGGCAGATTGTACATCCAGGCTTCCAGATACACGATCCCAAACGAATCGGTACGCGAGGGCATGACGTACAGATCGGCGGCGGCCAGCGCATCCAGCTTCGTCTGATGCGGCGCGGCCCGCAGCAGCAGCATGCGCTGTCTGGTCGACTCCGGCAGCGCTGAGTAGAACTGCTCGAACTGCGCCAGCGTCGTCGCGGCGATCAGCACCAGCGTCGCGTCGCTGCCGCCCTGCCAGAGCCGCTGCATGGCCGCGATCGTGTGCATCGTGCCTTTGTCGAACGCCGCAGCGCCGATCGCCAGGACAACCGGGCCGCCGACGTTGTGCTCGCGCCGGAAGCGCTGGGCATCGCCGCCGACCAGCGCTTCGGGGCGCACCCAGCAGCCGATCGTGCGCAGCTTCTCCTGGGGCACGCCGCGCTGCCGCAGGTAATCGCCTTCGAGCTCGGTCTGGACCATCACATATTTTGATTGACGTAAGATCGCAAGGTGATGGCGCTGGCTGTAGTAGCGCACGATCTGGCGATTGCCGGGCTCTCCCAGGTGGACGAATGGCGTGCAGAGATGCGGAATGCCTCGGCGCTGCGCGAAGCGTAGAGCGGGCAGGATCGTGAAATCGAGCGTGATGTTGGTGGTGTGGACCAGATCGAAGCGCTCGCTGGTCGTCGCCAGGTAGCGATACATCGCCGGGACGCGCGGCGTCAGCAGCGCCATTCGGTTCAGCAGCGGCGTGGTGCCCGGCAGGCGGCCCAGCTCGACCATCAGCCGCCGCAGGATCGGGTAGCCGATCGGCGGGCCGGGCGCGCGCTGCACCGGAAAGCGTTTGATGCACACGCCGTTATGGATCGTCTCAGGCTCGGAGATCGTCTTGCGGCGCGCTGCCCAGAAATGATCCAGATCCCAGGCGTCGGTTGTGAGTACCGTGACCCGATGCCCGTCCGCGACCAGCCGCTCGCTCAACTCCTTGAAGTAGCCCTCGGAGCCGCCGACGTAGGGATAGTAGCGCTGAATGACGTGTAAAAAGTGCATACGCCGCATGATACGGGCGGAGCCGCCGATCCGCAAGGGGCGACCATGCAGGTCGCCCT
The DNA window shown above is from Herpetosiphonaceae bacterium and carries:
- a CDS encoding STAS domain-containing protein produces the protein MSREAIVQALSEHVPHFAQQIVDALLAARLESYMGFSQEQLLNMATAALQAFLRDLSEDQEVAFAAYWQRVAEVRAEQGSRVEDLLRAVYLSEELLHAFVAKRFASDQPLQMWWLGRLHAIVYAGVIYLSQIFIAVRERVIRAQADQIREMSTPIVPLHDGILALPLVGVIDSYRVGQIIETLLNGISEHQAEVVIVDITGVPIVDTTVAHYLLQASRAAQLLGAQVVLVGISAEIAQAIVQLGADLSSIRTRSNMKAGIEYALSQFGLRITG
- a CDS encoding sigma-70 family RNA polymerase sigma factor, translating into MDAYYIDSMDQYIASATHDLLSAADEQRLARAYRAGDDAALNALIEHNLRLVVSIAAMYQGHGLALTDLVQEGNVGLVKAARKFDPEQGHRFSTYATWWIRQAVLRALADQSRTIRLPVHLHDLAVRACKVRAALIGQLDREPTVAELAAALGVSAKKVQVCLDALHAESSLDAPLRRGQDMDDAPTLADRLVAPGSVEAQAEQADRNARLRALVAALPEREQQVLALRYGLTDGRNRTLEEVGAVFGITRERTRQIEAHALTTLRSGAYGLS
- a CDS encoding ClbS/DfsB family four-helix bundle protein — its product is MRDGDALPTKHALRAEMDASLTQFLAVIDALSDDDLLIPHDDAGWSVRDHLTHLAVWADGIAALLRRDDRWAAMGLVLDPADDTEPEYDVLNAQIQRQHHHLTPAAARAQLVAAHERVAAAVDALADSDLSAPYEHFVAPFTGQEGSLIYEYILGNTAHHYDEHTPWIIAIVQGERRGE
- a CDS encoding cupin domain-containing protein — protein: MRMLDFSADRATTITQFASIGASSVHLGDGEGHAHIYCVRFEAGGAIGPHPTGFGQLFLIVDGAGWVSGPDGVRVAVSAGHAAYFPRGELHAKGSETGMTAIMIQVDTLRPAPAVE
- a CDS encoding dodecin → MSEHVYKVIELVGSSKTGIEDAVANALSRASATIRNMRWFEVVETRGYIENGGIAYWQVTVKLGFTVDE
- the nrdR gene encoding transcriptional regulator NrdR → MRCPYCQANDTQVLDTRKLDQGATIRRRRRCEACGRRFTTVERIEPPSLLVVKKSGNREPYEREKVLGGIKTALYRRPIAPDAAERIVNEVEAALMACDLPEVPTVVIGDLVMDRLREVDEVAYIRFASVYRAFNDVGKLREAMDALRNTTP
- a CDS encoding restriction endonuclease; protein product: MPTQPPVMDETPETTDHTTEAPAKRARAAAKEKAPRAARPPLGQVLRELDWLTLLVVGLGLGALWIFVIVDGGPLQILAGLLPVTAGILVGRRVQRHIVWHAVLLSLIATIAAAVAGAIILSTRQVLAEETAQILFIAILTLPIFPALGVITASRSEQRLRAAREENEKRGGRLDRPGRVRSIDDLRALSLPQLGGYVADLFRKHGFLINDYRFEKERLDFQVSYEGEPWLLRVTTAEKVKPGFAQELAQRMKAEGVKKGVVITSMDFQEGAARWAKDKPIVLLDGPTLLSMND
- a CDS encoding glycosyltransferase family 4 protein; translated protein: MHFLHVIQRYYPYVGGSEGYFKELSERLVADGHRVTVLTTDAWDLDHFWAARRKTISEPETIHNGVCIKRFPVQRAPGPPIGYPILRRLMVELGRLPGTTPLLNRMALLTPRVPAMYRYLATTSERFDLVHTTNITLDFTILPALRFAQRRGIPHLCTPFVHLGEPGNRQIVRYYSQRHHLAILRQSKYVMVQTELEGDYLRQRGVPQEKLRTIGCWVRPEALVGGDAQRFRREHNVGGPVVLAIGAAAFDKGTMHTIAAMQRLWQGGSDATLVLIAATTLAQFEQFYSALPESTRQRMLLLRAAPHQTKLDALAAADLYVMPSRTDSFGIVYLEAWMYNLPVIGARAGGVPAVIDDGQNGLLVDFGDVTGLAEQIRRLLADRALAERLGACGRAKVLRELTFDRKYASIRAVYEEALAEDQAPRTEN